In Salmo salar chromosome ssa14, Ssal_v3.1, whole genome shotgun sequence, the sequence tgtgtgtgtgtgtgtgtgtgtgtgtgtgtgtgtgtgtgtgtgtgtgtgtgtgtgtgtgtgtctgtgtctgtgtgtgtgtgtgtctgtgtgtgtgtgtgtgattgatagTCACTATGGTTGTGATTTAAATGACTGTCCTGACTCTTACTCATCCATGTTAATCGACATTTTCCCAGAGCTCAAATGGGACCATACATTCTACCCGTCAAAGTGTCTAATGAGAGACTTTCCATTACTTTAAGTGatcatggagagagggatagatagaaagactgagagagaagaagaaagacaggaggaccgagagagaaacagaaaggcagagtgagaaagagagagacaacactgaGACAAGGAAGAAGATGTGATCTGTCATTCCCAAGTCATCAGAGCCACAGCTCCAGTCACATCCAGAAGGAAAATGAGTTCAGCTTTGTTGTGAACCTGAGCAGTAAGGACTTGTATATAAAGACCCAACCCCAGTCAGATGTCTGTGTTACCATTGAAGGAGCACAATGATGACGTCACACATGGGGTGTTGTTTCAAGACCGAGCCACAGTTACAAGACATTCATAATCAAACCCTGCCGATGACTTTTCACCCTTTGTTGTCAATACAATATTATGTGCCAACATTCTAAACTGTACTTTTGGGTGACATACGGACCACAGAAGCAAAAAGGAAACATATTTTCAAGTGCCATAAAAACCATGTCAGTACATTTGATTCTTTATACATTTGATACTGTGATGTTGTATAATTTGTTCAAATGTGTACAGTTCCTGTGTACAATGAGGAACTTCACAATGTTGCCTTCAGATAGCATACTGAACATTGATTTTCTTTCATAACTATTTTGCCTTTGCTGCTCTTATCCATTTGATAAAGTTGGTGACACTGACAGTCTGTTTATAAACCACTTATAAACAGTAGTACATAATTTAGGTCAGTTTTTGCTGAAATACTCTAGCAAAGTATTGATTGTTTTCCTCCACACCAACAAACTGTCATACTGAGGAACCTTAAAGTCAAAGGCTACTTCCTGTTCATGATACTGTGCAGTAATACATAATGGAAAAGCACAATAACTTTTATTTTTCTTATTTGAAAAGTAGTTGTACTGTAACGTTATCTATGTATATTTGTGTAAGTAATCGATTTGAAGGTATCTTATCCATGTGGTTTTAAGGTTGTTGTTTTTTCATTCTTGACACAGGCCTTTGACATGTTGGTTTTGGTTGACTATGATATGAACGAGATATAACAGAGCAGGCTGccgggaggagctataggagggcgggctcattataatggctggaatggaatgaatggaacggtGTCTGACTTATGTTTTCTATATGTTTGATGCCGTTCTATGtactccatttcagccattacaatgagcccgttctcctatagctcctcccaccagccaccactgagATGCAAGTACAGGAATTACAGTATTTACCTTTGACTGAAAGCTGAGGGTAGCTGTTTTCTTTCTAAAAGAGTAGAATCGCAGGCTTGTCCTGCTGAGCTGAATGAAAAAGGTCTCCAGATGATTTGATTTATGATTCacggctgtacacacacacacacacacacacacacacacacacacacaataaacacTTAATGTGAGAGGATACAGCAGTCAGTTAATATGGGGAACCCTGTCAATATATTCTTTATTATTCTAATAAACAATGAATATGTATTCATCTTTGTTAAATCTTTATGGATTGTTCATTTGactgttatgttatacagtaggatTCTTTCAAGCAACCATTTGTATCACCACTAGATGGAGGTGGAAACTAGTCTTTGCAGATGAGGAAAGAGCCATGGGTGAGATTGGCCGTGTTCTAGAGCATCCAAATGACTGCAGGCAACTGCCggctgactgatctacaaatcaccttgcatcataaataacgaCTGAtaattatttgtagatcagtcagttagtcacaatttacccatgatacattGTGTTTATGATCCTCTCGAACTCAGCCAATAACTCCATGGGTGCGTCTCAGCGTTCTACCGTGGCGTCCTCTCATCTCTTTACCTTCAGATGTACCGATATGAAAGAAGTGGACAGCTCACAGTTGGAATCTAACACATTCTCATGTATCCTGGGTTTTAAGGTCAAGGCAGATTCATTGAAAGAGACCAGTAGAGGAGGCCACATTATCCTATTGAATTACATACACCCTATGTGATTGGGTGGTGAATCATTGCTTGTCAGATGTGATGTCATTAACAGCTGGGGCATTGCCTTTGTGTTAGAGTGCTTCTTGAATCACTCTACACACCTTTATGTTTTACATGAGTACAGTAATATGTCTTTACGCCAGCGATGATCAACTCTGATCCTTGAGGGGGCTATAatgtgtgcaggcttttgctctAGCCCTACACTAACCATTCTAAGTAAAATCAATGAATTACAGTACATTTGTTGTCTCTAGACTGCAATTAGTTTATTCAGATGTGTTCGAGCCCCACACATAGAACCCTCAAGATGCTGAGCTGTCCATCCCTGCTCTATGGCTTGGCTTGATATCCAGTTTATACTGCAGCTTTGATGACATAACAGACAGAAGTTAGCACCTACTGAGCAAACTGAAACAAGCCTCTCCAGACCTGCTGTAGTAGAATATCTTGCCCATCTAACAGGTCAACTAAAGGTCATGTCCATGTAAATAGTCTATTTATATCATTCATGGTACATTCATTATGTGTTTACATTGACAACCACAAacggacagacacagacacatctatctctctctcacacacacaaacacacccacgcaTGCAAGTACTCtcgtttgcacacacacactccatttaATAGATTATTTTAATGAAAGAAATGTTGACAAAAACATGATTACATTATTGTGGCGGTGTAGAACATCAAGGGAGGTGTATGATGACTCATTGTCGGTCGTGTGTGTTTACTGCTGATCTGCTGTTTCAAAATAAAACTGTTTCAACAGAAAATAATAACTAATGGAATCTAGGAAGCAGTTTGTGGTAGCGATCCATTCACAAACCAGCCAAAAATCACGCACTAATTTTAAAGATTTCCATGTATTTGTTTTGGAAAGGAATCTCAGCAGAAACCCAAGATGGATGGGTGTGTAACAGACCACAAAGACGATCAGGTTGGCTGTTACAATGCCAATGATGTTCCTCTTCTCCACAGTGGTGTCCTCATCCTTCTCCTTCATTAGAATCCTTATGGTCTGTGTGGAACAGAACACTAAAATCAGAACTGGCAGAAGATACCCCAGCACCTCTAGAACCACAAGGAACTCAAGTGACAAAGTGTTTTCTTGAGATACTTCATAACACGTAACCAGTTTGCGAGGATCGTTGTCTTTTCTGAACACGGCACATATCGTTACTACGGTGACCCATATGGTCCCACACACCACTGCAGCCACCTTCTTCGACCGCCATGTTCTGGTGTGGAACGGGTACTTGACCGCCAGGTAGCGGTGGATGCTGATGGCGGTGACGGTGAGGATGCTGGCGTACATGTTGATGTAATGTGTGGAGATGAGGAAGGTGCAGAAGTGTGTTCTGTCTAGATGGTGGAAGGCGTTGTAGATGCGGAAGGGGAGGAAGAACACGAGGGAGCAGTTGGCCGCTGCGAGGTTCAGCATGTAGATGTGTGTGTCGGTCCACATGGCTCGTTTGGCAAGGAAGACGCGTAGAGCTGCCATGTTGAGTAGCAAGCCCACCAGGAACACAGGAAGGTAGCCCACGGCTTGGAGGATCTCCACTTCACAGGTATTGTTGTTGTTACACATAGCTACCTGAGGAGAAGACATGACTCAGGCAAGCTATTACAAATTTAACATTGTGTCACATGGGTTTTTACAAGATTTAAGCAGAATGAAGTCCTTGATCATGGCTCTTGATCTACATAGTCAGAAATAGTTGTCCCTCCTCACCTGTCCTTCAATTGGTCTGATGTGAAATATTTGTCCCTCCTCACCTGTCCTTCAATTGGTCTGATGTGAAATAGTTGTCCCTTCTCACCTGTCCTTCAATTGGTCTGATGTGAAATAGTTGGAGGATAACCTTCACCACATTGCTTTCACCTCTTGTATTTTTTTCAGATTAGTGCAGAAGACAAGGATAAAATCCATTTGAGACTACTAGGCTAGTGGTCAATCCTATAAAAGAGTGTGAGTTTTTGAGATACCCTTACCCCAGGTAGAACAAAACACAAACATGTTTTTTCACATCTCTAACGTCTCCCAATTATCAAATGGATGGTTGTAAAAAAATATTGTACTGCAAAAGAGGTTACATTTATAGATATTGTGACCCCCGCCCCTCTTCCAAAGCGTGCATAATAATGCCTTGTGACCCCGCCCCTCTTCCAAAGCGTGCAAAATAATGCCTTGTGACCCCCGCTCCTCTTCCAAAGCATGCAGAATAATGCCTTGTGACCCCAGCCCCTCTTCCAAAGCGTGCAGAATAATGCCTTGTGACCCCAGCTCCTCTTCCAAAGCGTGCAGAATAATGCCTTGTGACCCCAGCTCCTCTTCCAAAGCATGCAGAATAATGCCTTGTGACCCCGCCCCTCTTCCAAAGCGTGCATAATAATGCCTTGTGACCCCGCCCCTCTTCCAAAGCGTGCAGAATAATGCCTTGTGACCCCAGCCCCTCTTCCAAAGCGTGCATAATAATGCCTTGTGACCCCAGCCCCTCTTCCAAAGCGTGCAGAATAATGCCTTGTGACCCCAGCCCCTCTTCCAAAGTGTGCAGAATAATGCCTTGTGACCCCAGCTCCTCTTCCAAAGCATGCAGAATAATGCCTTGTGACCCCCGCCCCTCTTCCAAAGCGTGGTCAGGCCCCTCTTCcaaggaggggtcaggagacactgtggccccatccgatgaaacccccggacagggccaaacaggtaggatataaccccacccactttgccaaagcacagcccccacaccactggagggatatctccaaccaccaacttaccatcccgagacaaggccgagtatagcccacaacgatctccgccacggcacaacccaagggggggcgccaacccagacaggaagaccacgtcagtgactcaacccactcaagtgacgcacccctcccagggacggcatggaagaacaccagtaagccagtgactcagcccctggaataggggtagaggcagagaatcccagtggagagaggggaaccggccaggcagagacagcaagggcagttcgttgctccagcctttccgttcaccttcacacccctgggccagactacacttaatcataggacctactgaagagatgtgtcttcagtaaagacttaaaggttgagactgagtctgcatctctcacatgggtaggcagactattccataaaaatttagctctataggagaaagccctgcctccagctgtttgcttagaaataatatatttttttccacAAAAGtagtgggcctttactagtcctgcattagTGGACCGATATAGATGTCTATAGCATGGGCAAAAACTTCAGAATCTCTGTTTTGGCAAAACAAAGTGGTTGTATAATGAAGAACAATATCTTGCaggattcaatagttggaattgtaaGAATTGTTGCTATATCCCTTTCTCTGTGATTctgtcattctaatggaatccagaaagaacaaaaccctgttctcaaacatttacatcaaattaaatatttttcttgatcaaataacatTGAAAACAACCACTTTTTGTGCAGCATTAATTCACCATCCTTATAAACcacttaatgtaaatgtacattactgtattgtacataggcAGGTCATCTAGGTTAgtacctgtagactttccatcATCATGATGGAAAAACAATGACCAATACAGTAATTGAGTACATTGAGACCtcaagtggtttgtgatgatgtgggccagttggtagagcatactGCTTGCAATGCGAGgggtgtgggttcgattcccatgtggGACCAGTATGATGATGTACGCACTCACTAATGtatgttgctctggataagattgtctagtaaaaggaatgaatagaccatttcagttttcacatagaaataagttgtgttgttttgaaagataattatcAGATTGAACTTACAAATGCtggtaaatacaaatacaaatacatgaaGTAAAATTTTTTTAGCGGACCGATATTGACCTCCGTGTCTCTAAGGAAAACAAGTGGGCTTAGACAGTGAAAACTGTCATATATTTTTTGTCAAAGGTTCCTCTGTATACTTTGTGTTCAGCCTCTTGCAATTATATTAGGGGGCTCCCCTAAATTTGACTCATAATCCATTATGGCGTCCAAAATCAGTTGTGTCAGTAACATCAAGGTCCCTGGTTCATATCCCTGAGCTGGCAATGTGGAAAGAAAATCTGCTGTTCTGCAACAACTACTCCCTGGGCACTGTGGacatcgattaaggcagcccctcgcacctctctgattcagaggggttgggtaaaatgtggaagacacattttggttgaatgcattcagttgtgcaactgacgaGGTATCCCCTTTctctgtatatacactgagtgtacaaaacattaggagtaacttcctaatattgagattcagccccttttgccctcagaacaacctcaatttgccggggcatggactttacaaggtgtcaaaagcgttccacagggatgctggcccatgttgactccaatacttcccacagttgtgtcaagttggttggatgtccattgggtggtagacccttcttgatacacacgggaaactgttgatcgtgaaaaacccagcagcgttccaGTTCCTTACACACTCAAACCattgagcctggcacctactaccataccctgttcaaaggcacttcagtcttttgtcttgcccattcaccttctgaatggcacacataaacaatccatgtctcaattgtctcaaggcttaaaaattcaTTTTTTAACCTGTGTCCACACTGATTCTGACCATAATTCAATCCTCTTGATTCCTgtatacaagcaaaaactaaagcaggaagtaccagtgactcgctcaatacggaagtggtcagatgacgcggatgctaagctacaggactgttttgctagcacagactggaatatgttccgggattcatcaaatggcattgaggagtataacacctcagtcatcggcttcatcaataagtgcatagacgatgtcatccccacagtgactgtacatacatatcccaaccagaagccatggattataggcaacatccacatcgagctaaaggccAGAGTTGCAGCTTTCAAGAAGCAGGACACTattccggatgcttataagaaatcctgctatgccctcagataaACCATCaaacaaagtgtcaatacaggattaagattgaatcccacTACACTGGCtatgacgctcgtcggatgtgtcagggcttgaaaactattacggacttcAAAGGGAAACTAAGCCGTGAGCTGCCAAGTGTCGCGAGCCTACTAGACGAGCTAAAAgctttttatgctcgcttcgagtctAGCAACacagaagcatgcatgagagcaccagctgttctagacgactgtgtgataacgctcatcggtagccaatgtgagaaagacctttaaacaggtcaacattcacaaagttgcgggggccagacggattaccaggacatgtactcagagcatgtccggaccaactggcaagtgtcttcactgacattttcaacctctccctgaccgagtctgattttacctacatgtttcaagcagaccaccataacgatgagacagcctatagggaggaggtcaaagacctggcagtgtggtgccaggacaacaacctctccttcaatgtgagaaagacaaggagctgatcgtggactacaggaaaatgcgGGCCgagcaggcccccattaacatcgacgggacagtagtggagcgggtcgaaagtttcaagttccttggtgtccacatcaccaacgaactatcatggttcaaacacaccaagacagtcgtaaagagggcacgatAACACCTTTTTTAGGAGACTGgaatgatttggcatgggtccccagatcctcaaaaagttatacagctgcaccatcgagagcatcctgaccagttgcatcacagcctggtatggcaactgctcggcatctgaccgtaaaggcgctacagagggtagtgcgaacggcctagtacatcattggggccaagcttcctgccatccaggacctatatactaggcggtgtcagaggaaagcccaaaaaattgtcaaagactccagtcacccaagtcatagactgctttctctgctaccgcactgcaagcgatgatgaagcgccaagtctaggaccaaacggcttaccccaaagccataagactgctgaacaattaatcaaatggcctccGGAATATTTACGTTGTCACCCCCCCATttattttttacactgctgcttctcgctgtttattatctatacatagtcacttcacccctacctacatgtacaaattacctcaactaacctgtacccccgcacattgactcgataccggtaccccctgtatatagcctcgttattgttattatattgtgtttctttttattatttcttactttagtttatttggtaaatattttcttaactctttcttgaactgcactgttggttaagggcttgtaagtaagcatttcacggtaaggtctgcacctgttgtatttggcacatgtgacaaataaagtttgatttcatttgatttaagtggattttacaggtgacatcaataaaggatcttggctttcacctggattcacctgtcatggaaagagttggTGTTCCTAAAATgttctacactcagtgtacatgttTTAATTGAGAGACATGTTTCAGATTTGTTTACTTTACTTATGGCATGAACTCAATAGTATGTTAGTCCAATTCAACttcagtacattcggaaagtattcagaccccttgacttactccacattttgttacgttacag encodes:
- the LOC106569558 gene encoding G-protein coupled receptor 35, giving the protein MCNNNNTCEVEILQAVGYLPVFLVGLLLNMAALRVFLAKRAMWTDTHIYMLNLAAANCSLVFFLPFRIYNAFHHLDRTHFCTFLISTHYINMYASILTVTAISIHRYLAVKYPFHTRTWRSKKVAAVVCGTIWVTVVTICAVFRKDNDPRKLVTCYEVSQENTLSLEFLVVLEVLGYLLPVLILVFCSTQTIRILMKEKDEDTTVEKRNIIGIVTANLIVFVVCYTPIHLGFLLRFLSKTNTWKSLKLVRDFWLVCEWIATTNCFLDSISYYFLLKQFYFETADQQ